In the Caviibacter abscessus genome, one interval contains:
- the ppc gene encoding phosphoenolpyruvate carboxylase, with translation MNEEIEILENTLLSSLDKDIYEIIIKIKESVLNKEYDKLSEIIKKIEDDKAYEVARILSFFPLLINIAEDVMTSRKIMMKRNLNEAWKGSLENSFSKIKNKDVVEKVKVIPVLTAHPTQVQRKSVLDLTKTIYDLINDYEKVKSNRINKDEWFNKIERAISILKQTDTLRTTQLRVTNEISNIIGYYKSTFLEAIPELIIKYRKKAKDLCINEDLIPISLGTWIGGDRDGNPYVTCETLEVAVKAASTTIFEHYITKLQELYREFSMSGELITASHKLLEMANKSNDTSHHRQKEPYRKAIRYILDKIIAKAYELELDTTTMPNNTKEIPYKTKQEFTNDLIVIKHSLENHSSANLSYGILDNLIEASKVFGFYLASIDLRQDSSIHEKCISEMLKSANIHNNYIELTENEKCELLLKQLRDDPRPLSSNLIEKSELLDNELKIYFMAKKLMDIFGEDVIRQNIISHCTSVSDMLEVALIMKEANICNKDRLDINIVPLFETIEDLENSIKIMEKWFNIDIVKKYINGNQEIMLGYSDSNKDGGYLTSSFSLYLSQQKLIKLAKEYGINMSFFHGRGGTVGRGGGPSYDAILSQPHESMTGRIRLTEQGEIIGAKYGNYENGLYNLEALVAATLESVDLTGYNNLEFQKIIKHISDISYKKYRNLVYETSEFEDFFYEITPISEISKLNLGSRPSSRKNSKNIDSLRAIPWVFSWSQSRIMLVGWYGLGTAFNEYIKNNKNGLENLREMYQNWAFFRDLISNVDMVLSKADMNIAGKYVELASDKNSATMIFEIIKKEFELTKEIILKISNKTMLLEDNKELFESLSNRMPYFNALNYLQVDLITRVRNGNNNDKLIKAIHTCINGVATGLRNSG, from the coding sequence ATGAATGAAGAAATAGAAATTTTGGAAAATACACTTTTAAGTTCACTTGATAAAGATATTTATGAAATTATTATAAAAATAAAAGAAAGTGTATTAAATAAAGAATATGATAAATTGTCTGAGATTATAAAAAAAATTGAAGATGATAAGGCGTATGAAGTAGCAAGGATTCTATCATTTTTCCCTTTGTTGATAAACATAGCGGAAGATGTAATGACTTCAAGAAAAATAATGATGAAAAGAAATCTTAATGAAGCTTGGAAAGGTAGTTTGGAAAATTCATTTTCAAAAATAAAAAATAAAGATGTTGTTGAAAAAGTAAAAGTTATACCTGTACTTACAGCACACCCTACACAAGTTCAAAGAAAAAGTGTATTAGATCTTACAAAAACAATATATGATTTAATAAACGATTATGAAAAGGTTAAATCAAACAGAATAAACAAAGATGAATGGTTTAACAAAATAGAAAGAGCAATTTCTATACTTAAGCAAACAGATACGTTAAGAACTACACAATTACGTGTTACAAATGAAATAAGTAATATAATTGGATATTATAAATCAACATTTTTAGAAGCAATACCGGAGCTTATTATTAAATATAGGAAAAAAGCAAAAGATCTGTGTATTAATGAAGATTTAATACCAATAAGTCTTGGGACTTGGATAGGTGGAGATAGAGATGGAAACCCTTATGTAACTTGTGAAACACTTGAAGTTGCAGTAAAGGCAGCATCAACTACTATTTTTGAACATTATATTACAAAATTACAAGAACTTTATAGAGAATTTTCTATGTCAGGTGAACTTATAACTGCAAGTCACAAACTTTTAGAAATGGCAAATAAATCTAATGATACATCACATCATAGACAAAAAGAACCATATAGAAAAGCGATTAGATATATACTTGATAAAATAATTGCAAAAGCATATGAACTTGAACTTGATACAACTACAATGCCAAATAATACAAAGGAAATACCATATAAGACAAAACAAGAGTTTACAAATGATTTAATAGTTATAAAACATTCATTAGAAAATCATAGTTCTGCTAATTTAAGTTATGGGATATTAGATAATTTAATTGAAGCATCAAAAGTTTTTGGATTTTACCTTGCAAGTATAGATTTAAGACAAGATTCAAGTATTCATGAAAAATGTATATCAGAAATGCTAAAATCAGCAAATATTCATAATAATTATATAGAACTTACTGAAAATGAAAAATGTGAACTTTTATTAAAACAATTAAGAGATGATCCAAGACCATTATCATCAAATTTAATAGAAAAATCGGAATTACTTGATAATGAATTAAAAATATATTTTATGGCAAAAAAATTAATGGATATATTTGGAGAAGATGTTATAAGACAAAATATCATTTCTCATTGTACGAGTGTTTCTGATATGCTTGAAGTAGCACTTATTATGAAAGAAGCAAATATATGTAATAAAGATAGACTTGACATAAATATAGTTCCACTTTTTGAAACAATAGAAGATTTGGAAAATTCTATTAAGATAATGGAAAAATGGTTTAATATTGATATTGTTAAAAAATATATAAATGGTAATCAAGAAATAATGCTTGGGTATTCAGATAGTAATAAAGACGGAGGATATTTAACATCAAGTTTTTCTCTATATTTATCACAACAAAAATTAATTAAACTAGCTAAAGAATATGGGATAAATATGAGTTTTTTTCACGGTCGTGGTGGAACTGTAGGGCGTGGAGGAGGACCAAGCTATGATGCTATTTTATCACAACCTCATGAAAGTATGACTGGTAGAATAAGACTTACAGAACAAGGTGAAATAATAGGTGCAAAATATGGTAATTATGAAAATGGGTTATATAATCTAGAGGCTTTAGTTGCAGCTACTCTTGAATCAGTCGACTTAACAGGATATAATAATTTAGAATTTCAAAAAATAATTAAACATATATCGGATATAAGTTATAAAAAATATAGAAACTTAGTATATGAAACATCTGAATTTGAAGATTTCTTCTATGAAATAACGCCTATTTCAGAAATTTCAAAACTTAATTTAGGTTCAAGACCAAGTTCAAGAAAAAATTCTAAAAATATTGATAGTTTAAGAGCAATACCTTGGGTATTTTCTTGGTCACAAAGTAGAATAATGCTTGTTGGATGGTATGGACTGGGAACAGCATTTAATGAATACATAAAAAACAATAAAAATGGTTTAGAAAATCTAAGAGAAATGTATCAAAATTGGGCATTTTTTAGAGATTTAATTTCTAATGTAGATATGGTGTTATCAAAGGCAGATATGAATATTGCCGGTAAATATGTTGAATTAGCAAGTGATAAAAATAGTGCCACTATGATTTTTGAAATAATAAAAAAAGAATTTGAACTTACAAAAGAAATTATTTTAAAAATTTCAAATAAAACTATGTTGCTTGAAGATAATAAGGAACTTTTTGAAAGTTTATCAAATAGAATGCCTTATTTTAATGCACTAAATTATTTACAAGTTGACCTTATAACAAGAGTTAGAAATGGAAACAACAATGATAAATTAATAAAAGCAATACATACTTGTATAAACGGAGTGGCAACAGGACTTAGAAATTCAGGATAA
- the ylqF gene encoding ribosome biogenesis GTPase YlqF: MELEKTNINWYPGHMKKAMDMLEEQLKLVDIVIEILDARIPISSKNPVLSKLAKNKKKIILLNKMDLVDKTKYNLWENYFLENNLADIVIPISVENGNNLKELKNKVDKLYDEKLNKMKSKGLRKTQIRAMVVGIPNVGKSKFINRFSSKSKAGVGNLPGFTRGKQWITVNEKFSLLDTPGVLWPRFDSHEIALNLAITGSIKDNILPLEEVCIELINKMREYNLIENIFKVYNIEVSDIKNIDNYELLSIVENRLKIHNTKEHNYELISRKILKDYRSGKLGKFFLELPRKENE, encoded by the coding sequence ATGGAATTAGAAAAAACAAATATAAACTGGTATCCAGGTCATATGAAAAAAGCTATGGATATGTTGGAAGAACAACTTAAATTAGTTGACATAGTCATAGAAATATTAGATGCAAGAATACCAATATCTAGTAAAAATCCAGTACTTTCAAAGTTAGCGAAAAATAAGAAAAAAATAATTTTATTAAACAAAATGGATTTAGTAGATAAAACAAAGTATAATTTATGGGAAAACTATTTTTTAGAAAATAATCTTGCAGATATAGTTATACCTATAAGCGTAGAAAATGGAAACAATTTAAAAGAATTGAAAAATAAAGTTGATAAATTATACGATGAAAAATTAAACAAAATGAAAAGCAAAGGTCTTAGAAAAACGCAAATAAGAGCTATGGTAGTTGGAATCCCAAATGTTGGTAAATCTAAATTTATTAATAGGTTTTCATCTAAGAGTAAGGCTGGAGTTGGTAATTTACCAGGGTTTACTAGAGGAAAGCAATGGATAACAGTTAATGAGAAATTTTCACTGCTTGATACACCTGGGGTTTTATGGCCAAGATTTGACAGTCATGAAATAGCGTTAAATCTTGCAATAACAGGCTCAATAAAAGATAATATATTACCTCTTGAAGAGGTTTGTATAGAGCTTATAAACAAAATGAGAGAATATAATTTAATAGAAAATATATTTAAGGTATATAATATTGAGGTTAGTGATATTAAAAATATTGATAATTATGAATTACTTTCTATTGTTGAAAATAGATTAAAAATTCACAATACAAAAGAACACAATTATGAACTTATTTCAAGAAAAATACTTAAGGATTATAGAAGTGGCAAATTAGGGAAATTTTTCTTGGAATTGCCTAGAAAGGAAAATGAATGA
- a CDS encoding thioredoxin family protein, translating to MAFLDENIKEQLSQYFKYIDSKVQLVAKLDDSSKADELKLFLEEIVKLSENLELVLNNSISYRVNSFEIYKDSKPTRMVFSGIPSGHEFNSFILAILSLFGLGTKLNSEQKEKVDNIKSKKYVEVFVTLSCSFCPEVVQGLNLIALNNENVISNMIDGACYIEEARNKGITVSPTIYVNGEFVDSGAQSLDKLIEIINK from the coding sequence ATGGCATTTTTAGATGAAAATATCAAAGAGCAGTTAAGTCAATATTTTAAATATATAGATTCTAAAGTACAACTAGTTGCAAAACTTGATGATAGCTCAAAAGCTGATGAATTAAAACTTTTTTTAGAAGAAATTGTTAAGCTTTCAGAAAATCTAGAATTAGTATTAAATAATAGTATTAGTTATAGAGTAAACTCTTTTGAAATATATAAAGATTCAAAACCTACAAGAATGGTATTTTCAGGAATACCGTCAGGACATGAATTTAATAGCTTTATATTAGCAATACTATCACTTTTTGGTTTAGGAACAAAATTAAATTCTGAACAAAAAGAAAAAGTAGATAATATAAAAAGTAAAAAGTATGTTGAAGTATTTGTAACTTTATCATGCTCATTTTGTCCTGAAGTAGTACAAGGATTAAATTTAATAGCATTGAATAATGAAAATGTCATTTCAAATATGATAGATGGTGCTTGCTATATTGAAGAAGCAAGAAATAAAGGAATAACAGTGTCTCCAACTATATATGTTAATGGAGAATTTGTAGATTCAGGAGCACAAAGTCTGGACAAATTAATTGAAATTATTAATAAATAG
- the ahpC gene encoding alkyl hydroperoxide reductase subunit C — translation MAIIGKKIEDFTVNAYHDEQMITVNFDKDVKGNWSLFFFYPADFTFVCPTELEDLQDNYNQFLELGFKVYSVSTDTHFCHKAWHDTSERIGKIKYCMIGDPTGAVSKIFDVYQEETGLANRGAFILNPEGVIVACEITADGVGREASEILRKAKAAKYVYEHPGFVCPAKWKEGQETLKPGLDLVGKL, via the coding sequence ATGGCAATAATTGGTAAAAAAATTGAAGATTTCACAGTGAACGCTTATCATGACGAACAAATGATAACAGTAAATTTTGATAAAGATGTTAAAGGAAATTGGTCATTATTTTTCTTTTATCCAGCAGATTTTACTTTTGTTTGTCCAACAGAATTAGAAGATTTACAAGATAATTATAATCAATTTTTAGAATTAGGATTTAAAGTTTATTCTGTAAGTACTGATACTCATTTCTGTCATAAGGCTTGGCATGATACTTCAGAAAGAATAGGAAAAATAAAATATTGTATGATAGGAGATCCAACAGGAGCTGTATCAAAAATTTTTGATGTATATCAAGAAGAAACAGGATTAGCTAATAGAGGAGCATTTATACTTAATCCAGAAGGAGTAATTGTTGCTTGTGAAATAACAGCAGATGGTGTTGGAAGAGAAGCATCAGAAATTTTAAGAAAAGCAAAAGCAGCTAAATACGTATATGAACATCCAGGATTTGTATGTCCTGCAAAATGGAAAGAAGGACAAGAAACTTTAAAACCAGGACTAGATTTGGTAGGTAAGCTATAA
- a CDS encoding DEAD/DEAH box helicase: protein MIKFEDLGLSQDTLKALKEKGFETPSEIQALVIPELLKERTHLIGQAQTGTGKTAAFALPILELLEPEKKVKAIILTPTRELAVQVSEEIYSLKGSKDIKILAVYGGASIETQLKNLKKGVDIVVGTPGRVMDMMKKQALNLTNLDYFILDEADEMLNMGFIDDIKEILSKTNENKKMLFFSATMPKEVLQIAKEFMPKHKTLKVEKKELTTNLTEQIYFEVRPDDKFEALCRVLDYRPDFYGIVFCKTKQDVDEVTKKLKSRGYDAECIHGDITQGLREKTLDLFKQKILNILVATDVAARGIDVSDLTHVINYSIPQESEAYVHRIGRTGRAGKKGIAITFVTPKEANKLMQIKRITKSEIRKEKIPNIDDILEAKKEYLISSIDEIILENDYSQYLDFARKLLKNRNAEVILSAILRHVYDDEFLKENYNEIKDVSVKLEDKTRLFIALGARDKMNPSKLLDLLHKKANVPGRKVKDIKIMDKFSFITVPLKEAEDIMRTLNRKDAKKPIVEISTGGKSSGGKRSRKNKKDK, encoded by the coding sequence ATGATAAAATTTGAAGACTTAGGTTTAAGTCAGGATACACTAAAAGCTTTAAAAGAAAAGGGGTTTGAAACGCCATCAGAAATACAGGCTTTAGTTATACCGGAATTATTAAAAGAAAGAACACATTTAATTGGACAAGCACAAACAGGAACAGGTAAAACAGCAGCATTTGCATTACCTATACTTGAATTATTAGAACCAGAAAAAAAAGTTAAGGCAATAATTTTAACTCCTACGAGAGAATTAGCAGTTCAAGTTTCAGAAGAAATATACTCTTTAAAAGGATCAAAAGATATAAAAATACTTGCAGTATATGGTGGAGCATCTATTGAAACACAACTTAAAAACTTAAAAAAAGGTGTGGATATAGTTGTAGGAACACCAGGGCGTGTAATGGATATGATGAAAAAGCAAGCACTAAATTTAACAAACCTAGATTACTTCATACTAGATGAAGCTGATGAAATGTTAAATATGGGATTTATTGACGATATAAAAGAAATATTGTCTAAAACAAACGAAAATAAAAAAATGCTTTTCTTTTCAGCAACTATGCCTAAAGAAGTATTGCAAATAGCAAAAGAATTTATGCCAAAGCATAAAACACTTAAAGTTGAGAAAAAAGAACTTACAACAAACTTAACAGAACAAATATATTTTGAAGTTAGACCTGATGATAAATTTGAAGCACTTTGTAGAGTTTTAGACTATAGGCCTGATTTTTACGGTATAGTATTTTGTAAAACTAAACAAGATGTTGATGAAGTTACTAAAAAACTTAAATCAAGAGGTTATGATGCAGAATGTATACATGGTGATATTACACAAGGATTAAGAGAAAAAACATTAGATTTATTCAAACAAAAAATACTTAATATATTAGTTGCAACAGACGTTGCTGCAAGGGGTATTGATGTTTCAGATCTTACACATGTAATAAATTATTCAATACCTCAAGAATCTGAAGCATATGTTCATAGAATAGGTAGAACAGGTAGAGCAGGGAAAAAAGGAATTGCAATAACATTTGTAACACCTAAAGAAGCAAATAAACTAATGCAAATAAAAAGAATAACTAAATCTGAGATTAGAAAAGAAAAAATACCTAATATTGATGATATATTGGAAGCAAAAAAAGAATATTTAATATCAAGTATAGATGAAATTATTCTTGAAAATGACTATTCACAATATCTTGATTTTGCAAGAAAATTACTAAAAAATAGAAATGCTGAAGTTATACTTTCAGCAATTTTAAGACATGTGTATGACGATGAATTTTTAAAAGAAAATTACAACGAAATTAAAGATGTAAGTGTTAAACTTGAAGATAAGACAAGATTATTCATAGCACTTGGTGCAAGAGATAAAATGAATCCAAGTAAATTACTTGACTTATTACATAAGAAAGCTAATGTTCCTGGACGTAAAGTTAAAGACATTAAGATTATGGATAAATTTTCATTTATTACAGTTCCATTAAAAGAAGCAGAAGATATTATGAGAACTTTAAACAGAAAAGATGCTAAAAAACCAATAGTTGAAATATCAACAGGTGGAAAATCATCAGGCGGTAAAAGAAGCAGAAAAAATAAAAAAGATAAGTAG
- a CDS encoding S41 family peptidase yields MKNLKIKFVSYIFGSVIFGALLGLFVPKYCHAIPKTTIVEKNKKNTNEELATFNDTVELAKVIETINLVIDNWVGDKEINKDKLYKAALSGILNELEDPYSEYLSKKDLDDFNDDLNGKYSGVGMTINKKKGEYMEVISPFIGSPAYNANIQIGDRVLKINGKDILKNSAVEISKMLRGRKGTKVGLEISRKNVKNPIKVTLVRDEIIIKNIEYKMLENNIGYISLLQFGDGVGQEMENAINDLNKKGMKKIILDLRTNPGGSLKEAVDIASLFTYKNKLVSLKFKNEDAKTYTRTLRQTFNGPMVILVNGGSASASEIVTGILKDYKIATIIGEKTYGKGVAQNIVKFKTGDALKLTIAKYSTPHNDNINKNGIEPDIYIKMENILSTKGYSIETEKAKQNRQKEIEKLLIEIHGEKKAKEIINAGDIQLKAAIDYLNGKKVVSDKKEGN; encoded by the coding sequence ATGAAGAATTTGAAAATTAAATTTGTATCATATATTTTTGGTAGTGTCATATTTGGAGCATTACTTGGGCTTTTTGTGCCTAAATATTGTCATGCAATACCAAAAACTACTATAGTTGAAAAAAATAAGAAAAATACTAATGAGGAACTAGCAACTTTTAATGATACAGTTGAACTTGCAAAAGTTATTGAAACCATAAATTTAGTTATTGATAATTGGGTTGGAGACAAAGAAATTAATAAAGATAAATTATATAAAGCCGCATTATCAGGAATTTTAAATGAATTAGAAGATCCTTATTCAGAATATCTTTCAAAAAAGGATTTAGATGATTTTAATGATGATTTAAATGGTAAATATAGCGGTGTTGGTATGACAATCAACAAGAAAAAAGGTGAATATATGGAAGTTATTTCTCCATTTATAGGTTCACCTGCGTATAACGCAAATATACAAATAGGCGATAGAGTATTAAAAATTAATGGAAAAGATATACTTAAAAATTCAGCAGTAGAAATATCTAAAATGCTAAGAGGTAGAAAAGGAACTAAAGTTGGACTTGAAATTAGCAGAAAAAATGTAAAAAATCCAATAAAAGTAACTCTTGTTAGAGATGAAATTATCATTAAAAATATTGAATATAAGATGCTAGAAAATAACATAGGTTATATAAGTTTACTTCAATTTGGTGATGGTGTTGGTCAGGAAATGGAAAATGCTATTAATGATTTGAATAAAAAAGGTATGAAAAAAATAATACTTGATTTAAGAACAAATCCAGGAGGTTCACTAAAAGAAGCTGTTGATATAGCATCATTATTTACATATAAAAATAAGCTTGTAAGTCTTAAATTTAAAAATGAAGATGCTAAAACATATACAAGAACATTAAGACAAACATTTAATGGACCTATGGTTATATTAGTTAATGGTGGTAGTGCTTCTGCTTCTGAAATAGTTACAGGAATCTTAAAAGATTATAAAATTGCTACTATAATAGGTGAAAAAACTTATGGTAAAGGTGTAGCACAAAATATAGTGAAATTTAAAACGGGAGATGCACTTAAATTAACAATTGCTAAATATTCTACACCGCATAATGATAATATAAACAAAAACGGAATAGAACCAGATATTTATATAAAAATGGAGAATATACTTTCAACTAAAGGATATTCAATAGAAACAGAAAAGGCAAAACAAAATAGACAAAAAGAAATAGAAAAATTACTTATTGAAATACATGGGGAGAAAAAAGCTAAAGAAATAATCAACGCTGGAGATATACAATTAAAAGCTGCAATTGATTATTTAAATGGTAAAAAAGTAGTATCTGATAAGAAAGAAGGGAATTAA
- the rsmI gene encoding 16S rRNA (cytidine(1402)-2'-O)-methyltransferase, producing the protein MLYIVGTPIGNLEDISMRAIRILKEVQYIFAEDTRVTKKLLEHYEIKNIIYQYHEHNKIHQIENILNILKSDKDVALVTDAGMPCISDPGYELVDVALNNNIKVVTIPGPSSILSAASISGLNMRRIAYEGFLPKKKGRQTLFLKLQKEERTIIILESPNRILKTLKDIYEYLGDRYVVIARELTKVYEEVLRGNVSELIQKLEKKAIKGEIVLIIKSLED; encoded by the coding sequence TTGCTGTATATAGTAGGAACTCCAATAGGAAATTTAGAAGATATTAGTATGCGTGCAATTAGAATACTAAAGGAAGTTCAATATATTTTTGCGGAAGATACAAGAGTTACTAAAAAATTATTAGAACATTATGAAATAAAAAATATTATATACCAGTATCACGAACATAATAAAATTCATCAAATAGAAAATATATTAAATATATTAAAATCTGATAAAGATGTTGCACTTGTTACAGATGCAGGTATGCCTTGTATATCAGATCCAGGATATGAATTGGTAGATGTAGCATTAAATAATAATATAAAGGTTGTTACTATACCAGGACCTTCTTCAATATTATCTGCTGCAAGTATAAGTGGGCTTAATATGAGAAGAATTGCATATGAAGGATTTTTACCAAAGAAAAAAGGAAGACAAACTCTATTTTTAAAATTGCAAAAAGAAGAAAGAACAATAATAATATTAGAATCTCCAAATAGAATTTTAAAAACATTAAAAGATATATATGAGTATTTAGGTGATAGATACGTTGTAATTGCAAGAGAACTTACAAAAGTATATGAAGAAGTTTTAAGAGGAAATGTTAGTGAATTAATTCAAAAATTAGAAAAAAAAGCTATAAAAGGAGAAATAGTATTAATAATAAAAAGTTTAGAGGACTAG